From Desulforhopalus sp., one genomic window encodes:
- a CDS encoding tetratricopeptide repeat protein — protein sequence MKKLVWSVFLLFFAMTLEGCAIPKKTPVYPTSSSIPSKQQGTTPLINGKRPPPSTAMESGEPEHSKAGEENYQASLPSAGFINDRITEYNRKLERWKELDSQSGRRQVNEEESAEMVRCFRKLQNVLHGYTELRGRLLQADKMAAAEKISSDGILELEKNDIAFLEGSCGQLLADSPDKNAVSHQREEPADLSQFEALIDRHSGNRDYQEVAQVWQKIPSTQSGRVSLRTKIHYGNALVYLNREEKAAEIFQQVVDEMSTSDAQATDLVSLRKNLADLYIASGNYRAAAAQYKKISDDYQNLGRLEEWSKLQLSIIDRSKEGGAELKEYSAMLRDYLGYVAEKDGYKLLWQAEKFLIKYPYSPVASNVDIIKAKVKADADKWFEGFIAKVDKLRAEKKFQEAQDLLQTLPPDIVGPEKLLAVKGKTDELTLTDAVEKESQRMAHIQVLQNQWNNGMLLAKAEKFDEAIAVFTKLLDSEFSAKASEKIKEMSLEAAKSDRKKAANLFTRFTKTTDPESKKKLLIETHKLLKSILVKYPDVDIKAKVIGNIERVEQEMMNIDPKLIVQVDQGDNLPSRADGLDGTFASPTRTANDAEQDAISESDLVLPPKK from the coding sequence ATGAAAAAATTAGTTTGGTCCGTATTTTTATTGTTCTTTGCCATGACCTTGGAAGGTTGTGCAATTCCAAAGAAAACGCCTGTTTATCCTACGTCTTCTTCCATCCCCTCCAAACAGCAGGGAACCACCCCTCTTATCAATGGTAAGCGCCCCCCTCCTTCTACCGCCATGGAGTCCGGGGAGCCTGAACACTCAAAAGCAGGAGAGGAGAATTATCAGGCAAGTCTCCCATCTGCCGGTTTTATAAATGACCGGATTACTGAGTATAACCGGAAGCTTGAACGCTGGAAGGAATTGGATAGCCAGTCGGGAAGAAGGCAGGTCAATGAGGAAGAATCCGCCGAGATGGTTCGCTGCTTTCGCAAATTGCAGAATGTTCTGCATGGATACACCGAGCTTCGAGGCAGATTGCTGCAGGCCGATAAGATGGCTGCAGCCGAAAAGATCAGCAGTGACGGTATATTGGAATTGGAAAAAAATGATATTGCTTTTCTGGAGGGGTCTTGCGGGCAGTTGTTGGCCGATTCTCCTGACAAGAACGCCGTATCGCATCAGCGTGAAGAGCCGGCAGATTTATCTCAGTTTGAGGCACTCATCGATCGGCATTCAGGAAATCGCGACTATCAGGAGGTGGCACAGGTTTGGCAGAAAATCCCAAGCACTCAGTCAGGCAGAGTTTCCCTGCGCACGAAGATTCACTACGGCAATGCCCTGGTATATCTCAATAGGGAGGAGAAGGCCGCAGAGATTTTTCAACAGGTTGTCGATGAGATGTCAACCTCCGACGCGCAAGCAACTGACCTGGTTTCCCTGCGAAAGAATCTCGCTGATTTGTATATCGCATCCGGCAATTACCGTGCTGCAGCGGCCCAATATAAAAAGATCAGCGATGACTACCAGAACCTGGGTCGCTTGGAGGAGTGGTCGAAATTGCAGTTGTCGATCATTGATCGTTCAAAGGAAGGTGGGGCAGAACTCAAAGAATACTCTGCAATGCTCAGGGACTATCTCGGATATGTAGCCGAAAAAGATGGGTATAAGCTGCTTTGGCAAGCCGAGAAATTTCTCATCAAATATCCCTATTCGCCGGTAGCTTCAAATGTTGATATCATCAAAGCGAAGGTCAAAGCCGATGCCGATAAATGGTTTGAAGGTTTCATCGCGAAAGTTGATAAACTCAGGGCTGAGAAAAAGTTCCAGGAGGCTCAGGACCTTCTGCAAACCTTGCCCCCTGACATAGTTGGTCCGGAGAAACTCCTCGCCGTCAAAGGCAAGACCGACGAGTTGACGCTCACCGATGCAGTGGAAAAAGAGAGCCAGAGGATGGCGCATATCCAGGTCCTGCAAAATCAGTGGAATAATGGAATGCTGTTGGCAAAAGCCGAAAAATTCGATGAAGCCATAGCCGTTTTTACAAAACTCTTGGATAGCGAATTTTCGGCCAAGGCAAGTGAGAAGATCAAGGAGATGTCGCTTGAAGCAGCAAAAAGTGACCGGAAGAAGGCCGCGAACTTGTTTACCAGATTTACCAAAACCACGGATCCTGAGAGCAAAAAGAAGCTCCTCATTGAAACCCACAAGTTGTTGAAGAGTATATTGGTGAAATACCCCGATGTAGATATCAAAGCCAAGGTTATCGGCAATATTGAGCGGGTTGAACAGGAAATGATGAATATCGATCCAAAACTTATAGTGCAGGTCGATCAGGGCGACAACCTTCCTTCAAGGGCTGACGGTCTCGACGGAACCTTTGCTTCGCCAACCAGAACGGCAAATGATGCCGAACAGGATGCGATAAGCGAATCCGATTTGGTGTTGCCACCGAAAAAATGA
- the asd gene encoding aspartate-semialdehyde dehydrogenase: protein MLKVGFVGWRGMVGSVLMERMVAENDFQGFLPVFFTTSQAGLAGPEVGGGKALEDATNIDRLAEMDIIVSCQGGSYTTSVYETLRNRWNGYWIDAASTLRMKDDAIIILDPVNRTVIDKGLQSGIKNFIGGNCTVSLMLMGLGGLFAADLVEWVSSMTYQAASGAGAKNMRELIKQMGELAGEVGNLLADPSSAILDIDRKITAKLNDGSLTMDNWGVPLAASLIPWIDVPVEGGQSKEEWKGIAETNKILGKDAASTIPIDGLCIRVGAMRCHSQALTIKLKKDISIEEIETIIAGHNPWVKVIPNDRQISSRELTPVKVSGTLTVPVGRLHKMKLGPQYLAAFTVGDQLLWGAAEPLRRMLKILLGHAGTTSK, encoded by the coding sequence ATGCTTAAAGTAGGATTTGTCGGTTGGCGCGGGATGGTAGGTTCTGTGCTCATGGAGCGCATGGTTGCCGAAAATGACTTTCAGGGCTTTCTCCCGGTGTTCTTTACCACCTCCCAGGCCGGTCTTGCGGGCCCAGAGGTCGGTGGTGGCAAGGCCCTCGAAGATGCCACAAATATTGACCGGCTGGCCGAAATGGACATCATCGTTTCCTGCCAGGGGGGCAGCTATACCACCAGTGTTTATGAAACCCTGCGCAATCGCTGGAACGGCTATTGGATAGATGCGGCTTCGACCCTAAGAATGAAGGACGACGCCATTATCATCCTCGACCCGGTAAACAGAACGGTGATCGACAAGGGCCTGCAGAGCGGTATCAAGAATTTTATAGGCGGCAATTGTACCGTTTCCCTTATGCTCATGGGTCTCGGGGGCCTCTTTGCTGCCGACCTGGTGGAGTGGGTAAGTTCCATGACCTATCAGGCGGCAAGCGGCGCTGGGGCTAAGAATATGCGCGAACTCATCAAACAGATGGGCGAGCTGGCCGGTGAAGTCGGCAATCTTCTTGCCGATCCATCCTCGGCGATTCTTGATATCGACCGGAAAATCACCGCCAAGCTGAACGATGGCTCGCTCACCATGGACAACTGGGGCGTTCCCCTGGCCGCAAGTCTTATCCCCTGGATCGATGTCCCGGTGGAAGGCGGACAATCAAAGGAAGAATGGAAGGGAATCGCCGAAACCAATAAGATACTCGGCAAAGATGCCGCGAGCACCATTCCCATTGATGGTCTGTGCATCCGAGTAGGCGCCATGCGCTGCCATTCCCAGGCACTCACTATAAAACTGAAGAAGGATATCAGTATTGAAGAGATTGAGACGATTATTGCCGGCCACAATCCATGGGTCAAGGTTATCCCCAATGACCGCCAGATAAGTTCTCGCGAACTGACCCCGGTCAAGGTTTCCGGAACGCTGACCGTACCGGTTGGCCGCCTGCACAAGATGAAACTCGGTCCACAGTATCTGGCAGCCTTCACGGTCGGCGATCAGTTGCTGTGGGGAGCCGCTGAACCACTGCGAAGGATGCTGAAGATCCTCCTCGGCCATGCTGGAACTACATCGAAATAA
- a CDS encoding signal peptidase II — MLLFVLFFFILGSDQLTKYMARYLLAGSPQIDLLGGVLRFSLVENHGGFLGIVSDFPPGLRFFFLNICVAILLAACLGYLLWSSRQHVQTWTPMACITGGGLSNLLDRLAGSGGVTDFIIIGTDSVHTGIFNLADVFILGGSFVLGYHFFKHPTPH; from the coding sequence ATGCTTCTCTTTGTTCTCTTCTTCTTTATCCTCGGCAGTGATCAGCTCACCAAATACATGGCGCGTTACCTGTTGGCTGGTTCCCCGCAAATCGACCTGCTCGGCGGTGTACTGCGATTTTCCCTTGTGGAAAATCACGGCGGATTTCTCGGCATAGTCAGTGATTTTCCTCCAGGATTACGCTTTTTCTTCCTCAATATATGCGTCGCCATCCTTCTTGCAGCATGCCTCGGCTACCTGCTCTGGTCTTCCAGACAACACGTGCAGACCTGGACACCAATGGCCTGCATCACCGGCGGTGGTTTGAGTAATCTTCTCGATCGTCTCGCCGGTTCCGGCGGAGTGACCGACTTTATCATTATCGGTACCGACTCTGTACACACCGGAATTTTCAACCTGGCTGATGTCTTTATCCTCGGCGGTTCCTTCGTCCTTGGCTATCATTTTTTCAAGCATCCCACTCCTCATTGA
- a CDS encoding ATP-binding protein translates to MKKPSDPDESREHLRQSIIGLGERSIRKSYYPELQQRIIELEQRNNELQKEIAERIEAQASARKLAQQLQQSQKMEAIGTLAGGIAHDFNNILAAIMGYTELAKLHAEATCSGSNCLVINDLNHILPAAERARDLIKQILTFSRRQDDHKSPICLDQVTKEALALLRASLPQSIEIKSDIDCGDAQILGNATQIHQIIMNLGVNAHHAMRETGGILAVEVSRIEIDEFDSKSKNLLLAPGHYLLLKICDKGCGMERAVLDKIFDPYFTTKPHGQGTGMGLAVVHGIVKSHEGLITVYSEPGKGTSFQIYFPELVEKPSLPEIDNDKEIPTGTERILLVDDETLVAQMQALLLESLGYSVTQETDPLRTLQIFNANPNAYDLIVTDMTMPKMNGAALTQNILAIRPDISVVLCTGFSELVNEAKARSLGVKAFAMKPLTRKTIAKIVRKALDD, encoded by the coding sequence ATGAAGAAGCCCTCTGACCCTGACGAATCCCGCGAACACCTGCGACAAAGCATCATTGGACTGGGTGAAAGGTCGATCCGAAAGAGCTATTACCCCGAGTTGCAACAGCGAATTATCGAACTCGAACAAAGAAATAACGAACTACAGAAGGAGATCGCTGAACGGATTGAAGCCCAGGCCTCTGCGCGAAAACTTGCCCAACAGCTGCAGCAGTCACAAAAAATGGAAGCCATAGGTACCCTTGCCGGTGGTATTGCCCATGATTTCAACAATATTCTCGCGGCAATCATGGGTTACACCGAACTTGCCAAGCTGCATGCAGAGGCCACATGCTCTGGAAGCAACTGCCTGGTTATCAATGATCTGAATCATATATTGCCAGCCGCTGAAAGGGCCAGAGACCTAATCAAGCAAATTCTCACCTTCAGCCGCCGGCAAGACGACCACAAAAGTCCTATTTGCCTTGACCAAGTCACTAAAGAAGCCTTGGCCCTTCTCCGCGCCTCCCTTCCCCAATCAATCGAAATTAAATCCGATATTGATTGCGGTGACGCGCAAATCCTTGGCAACGCAACCCAGATCCACCAAATTATCATGAATCTCGGTGTCAATGCCCACCATGCCATGCGAGAAACCGGGGGAATTCTCGCTGTTGAGGTTTCACGAATTGAAATCGACGAATTTGATTCAAAATCAAAAAATCTGCTCCTTGCACCCGGTCACTACTTATTGCTAAAGATCTGTGACAAGGGATGCGGCATGGAGCGGGCGGTGCTTGACAAGATCTTTGACCCCTATTTCACCACAAAACCGCATGGACAGGGTACAGGGATGGGGCTTGCAGTGGTACACGGCATAGTAAAAAGCCACGAGGGTCTGATTACCGTATACAGCGAACCTGGCAAGGGAACCAGTTTTCAAATATATTTCCCAGAACTGGTCGAAAAACCTTCCCTACCGGAAATCGACAACGACAAGGAAATTCCCACCGGCACCGAAAGAATACTTCTTGTTGACGATGAGACACTGGTAGCTCAGATGCAGGCCCTACTCCTTGAAAGCCTTGGCTATTCAGTGACCCAAGAAACGGATCCCTTGCGAACATTACAGATTTTCAATGCTAACCCAAATGCCTACGACCTGATTGTAACAGACATGACCATGCCGAAAATGAACGGTGCCGCCCTGACCCAAAATATCCTGGCGATCCGCCCCGACATCTCAGTCGTTCTTTGCACCGGGTTCAGCGAACTGGTGAACGAGGCGAAGGCAAGATCGCTTGGGGTCAAAGCCTTTGCTATGAAGCCTCTCACTCGCAAAACAATTGCTAAAATCGTTCGAAAAGCGTTGGACGATTGA
- a CDS encoding iron-containing alcohol dehydrogenase, whose protein sequence is MMELRKFVAPEFIFGAGAMQLVGRYLTNFGAKRALVVSDKGVIGVGLTGKLQQILTENGIHTAVFSDISANPRDHEVMTGADYYHHQHCDVIVAIGGGSPMDCAKGIGIVSTNKISILDMEGIDNVHVPGPPLICIPTTSGTSADVSQFAIINNTEERKKIAIISKTVVPDVALIDPLTTLSMPPYLTACTGIDALVHAVEAYVSTANSPLLDLHALEAIRLVCNFLPQVLKTPNDIKLRSQMTLASLQAGLAFSNASLGAVHAMAHSLGGLLDLPHGECNALLLDHVIAYNYSEATDRYGKIGKAMGLDTESMTSQNAKKAILTKIGDLRREVGITKTLGQRGATLSDIPILAQKAMKDPCMVTNPRLPTQRDIEVIYEEAL, encoded by the coding sequence ATGATGGAATTGAGGAAATTCGTTGCACCAGAATTTATTTTCGGTGCCGGGGCCATGCAGCTGGTTGGTCGCTATCTGACTAATTTCGGAGCGAAACGTGCCTTGGTGGTATCCGACAAAGGCGTCATTGGGGTTGGTCTGACCGGGAAACTGCAACAGATTCTAACCGAAAACGGCATACATACTGCCGTCTTTTCGGATATTTCCGCCAACCCTCGTGATCATGAAGTCATGACCGGAGCGGATTATTACCATCACCAACACTGTGATGTCATTGTTGCTATCGGCGGCGGCAGCCCCATGGACTGTGCAAAAGGAATAGGCATTGTCAGCACCAATAAAATAAGCATTCTCGATATGGAAGGCATCGACAATGTTCACGTCCCCGGCCCTCCCCTCATATGCATACCTACAACATCGGGAACCTCGGCCGACGTCTCGCAATTCGCCATCATCAACAACACCGAAGAGAGAAAAAAGATTGCCATAATCAGCAAAACCGTGGTACCCGACGTGGCGCTTATCGACCCGCTGACGACCCTCAGCATGCCGCCATACCTCACCGCCTGTACCGGTATTGATGCCCTGGTCCACGCGGTAGAGGCGTATGTTTCGACGGCCAACTCCCCCCTGCTCGACCTTCACGCCCTTGAGGCCATACGGCTTGTCTGTAATTTTCTCCCGCAAGTCTTGAAGACTCCTAACGATATTAAACTGCGCAGCCAGATGACCTTAGCCAGCCTTCAGGCCGGACTGGCCTTCTCCAATGCCAGTCTTGGCGCGGTCCACGCCATGGCCCACAGCCTTGGCGGTCTCCTCGACCTCCCGCATGGCGAGTGTAATGCCCTTCTCCTTGACCATGTCATAGCCTACAACTACTCGGAAGCAACTGACCGTTATGGGAAAATTGGCAAAGCTATGGGCTTGGACACCGAGAGCATGACCAGTCAAAACGCCAAAAAGGCCATTTTGACAAAGATTGGTGACCTTCGACGGGAAGTTGGTATAACAAAAACCCTCGGTCAGCGAGGAGCGACACTTTCAGACATTCCCATCCTCGCTCAAAAGGCAATGAAAGATCCGTGCATGGTCACCAACCCCAGGCTTCCAACCCAGAGGGACATTGAGGTTATTTATGAAGAAGCCCTCTGA
- the mtnP gene encoding S-methyl-5'-thioadenosine phosphorylase: MVKIGVIGGSGLENPSIFQDPQEVEIETRYGAPSSPLMAGKIGGIDTVILARHGRNHQYSPTQVNNRANIMAMKEMGVSHIIATTACGSLRGEIDRGHLVVLDQFIDFTRFRKNTFFDSFESGAHHTAMAHPFAEVLRAKLHAAAVALQLPVHPRGCVVTIEGPRFSTVAESKMFRLWGADVINMSTAPEAMLANEAGIPYAAVAMSTDYDCWKEDEAPVTWDEILTVFRKNADNVTGLLVKVIENFAG; the protein is encoded by the coding sequence ATGGTTAAGATTGGGGTTATCGGTGGGTCAGGGTTGGAAAATCCATCAATTTTTCAAGACCCTCAGGAAGTTGAGATTGAAACGAGATACGGGGCCCCATCATCGCCACTGATGGCAGGCAAGATCGGTGGGATCGATACAGTCATCCTGGCTCGACATGGCCGCAACCATCAATACAGTCCTACGCAGGTCAACAACCGCGCCAATATCATGGCGATGAAAGAGATGGGAGTCAGTCATATCATTGCCACGACCGCTTGCGGCAGCCTGCGGGGCGAAATTGACCGGGGGCATCTGGTGGTCCTCGATCAGTTCATCGATTTTACCCGGTTTCGGAAAAACACCTTTTTCGACTCCTTTGAGTCCGGTGCTCATCACACCGCTATGGCCCATCCTTTTGCCGAAGTGTTGCGGGCAAAACTGCACGCGGCGGCGGTGGCTTTGCAATTGCCGGTCCATCCCAGGGGATGTGTCGTCACTATCGAGGGGCCACGTTTTTCGACAGTTGCTGAATCAAAAATGTTTCGTCTGTGGGGGGCCGACGTTATCAACATGTCCACCGCTCCCGAGGCGATGCTGGCCAACGAGGCGGGAATTCCATACGCCGCCGTCGCCATGTCAACCGATTACGATTGCTGGAAGGAAGATGAGGCACCGGTGACCTGGGATGAAATATTGACGGTATTTCGCAAGAATGCTGATAATGTCACAGGCTTATTAGTAAAGGTGATTGAAAATTTTGCTGGTTGA
- a CDS encoding adenine phosphoribosyltransferase produces MDLKKYVRSIPDWPIKGVIFRDLTTLMKDPKAFKESCDIFYRRYKDMKIDKVVGIDARGFVFGAVLAYHLGVGFVPVRKKGKLPAETVEESYVLEYGSGTLEIHKDAIDKGDRVVIVDDLIATGGTVGATVLLVRGLGAEILECAFLIELPDLKGRKRIADCKIFAMMEFEGD; encoded by the coding sequence ATGGATTTAAAAAAATATGTGCGGAGCATACCGGATTGGCCTATTAAAGGGGTGATATTCCGTGATTTGACAACCCTGATGAAAGATCCCAAGGCCTTCAAGGAGTCCTGTGACATCTTCTACAGGCGCTACAAGGATATGAAAATTGACAAGGTCGTCGGGATTGATGCCCGGGGCTTTGTATTCGGCGCAGTACTTGCCTATCATCTGGGGGTGGGCTTTGTCCCCGTTCGTAAGAAGGGCAAGTTGCCCGCCGAGACGGTTGAGGAGTCCTATGTTTTAGAATACGGCTCGGGAACCCTGGAGATTCATAAAGACGCCATCGACAAGGGTGACCGGGTTGTCATCGTTGATGACCTAATTGCCACCGGCGGTACAGTTGGGGCAACCGTCCTTTTGGTGCGCGGCTTGGGCGCCGAAATTCTTGAATGCGCCTTCCTCATTGAACTGCCTGATCTGAAAGGCCGAAAACGCATTGCCGATTGTAAGATTTTCGCCATGATGGAATTTGAAGGCGATTGA
- a CDS encoding UDP-glucose/GDP-mannose dehydrogenase family protein, which translates to MNVTVFGVGYVGLVQAAVLADVGHDVCCVDVDERKIEGLKNGIIPIFEPGLTELVRGNYEKKRIEFTTDAQKGVQHAELLFIAVGTPPDDDGSADLQYVLAVAGTIARLMEEGKIVIDKSTVPVGTADKVRAHMTAILRERNLDLPLQVVSNPEFLKEGSALDDCMRPERIIIGTDCDEVEEKMRELYEPFSRNHDKIMVMDVRSAEFTKYAANCLLATKISFMNEMANLAERLGVDIEQVRRGIGSDSRIGYQFIYPGCGYGGSCFPKDVQALERSAREIGYEAQILRAVESVNYKQKERLYEHICSFYPEGIAGKTFAVWGLSFKPKTDDMREASSRVLIEALWRAGAKVQAYDPEAMEEAQRLYGTRDDFTLMGTKEAALHGADALAIVTEWKSFRVPDFKALRAELKDKVIFDGRNLYEPTRVEAMGLAYYGIGRGRSIIRNGEQQ; encoded by the coding sequence ATGAATGTAACGGTATTTGGAGTCGGCTATGTCGGTCTGGTACAGGCGGCGGTGTTGGCGGATGTCGGCCACGACGTATGCTGTGTCGATGTCGATGAGCGGAAAATTGAAGGTCTCAAAAACGGTATCATTCCCATTTTTGAGCCGGGCCTGACGGAACTCGTCCGTGGCAACTACGAGAAAAAACGGATCGAATTCACCACCGATGCGCAGAAAGGCGTGCAGCATGCCGAGTTGCTCTTTATTGCCGTTGGCACCCCGCCGGACGACGATGGCAGCGCCGATCTGCAATATGTCCTGGCGGTAGCCGGGACGATCGCCCGCCTGATGGAGGAAGGGAAGATTGTCATCGACAAGTCGACGGTTCCCGTTGGCACCGCTGATAAGGTTCGCGCCCATATGACCGCCATCCTCCGCGAAAGAAATCTCGATCTTCCGCTGCAGGTAGTCTCTAACCCGGAATTTTTAAAAGAAGGTTCGGCCCTTGATGATTGCATGCGGCCGGAACGGATCATCATCGGCACCGATTGCGACGAAGTGGAAGAGAAGATGCGCGAGCTATACGAACCCTTCAGCCGCAACCACGACAAGATCATGGTGATGGATGTACGCAGCGCCGAGTTTACCAAGTATGCCGCAAACTGCCTCCTGGCCACCAAGATTTCCTTCATGAATGAGATGGCCAATCTGGCCGAGCGCTTGGGCGTTGATATCGAGCAGGTGCGGCGGGGCATTGGTTCCGATTCCCGCATCGGCTACCAGTTCATCTACCCGGGCTGCGGTTACGGCGGCTCCTGTTTCCCAAAGGACGTCCAGGCCCTGGAGCGGTCGGCCCGGGAGATCGGCTATGAGGCGCAGATTCTCCGGGCGGTGGAGAGCGTCAATTATAAACAGAAGGAAAGACTTTACGAGCATATTTGTTCGTTTTATCCGGAAGGAATTGCCGGCAAGACCTTCGCCGTATGGGGGCTGTCCTTTAAGCCAAAGACCGATGACATGCGGGAGGCCTCCAGCCGGGTGCTGATCGAGGCCCTGTGGCGGGCCGGGGCAAAGGTGCAGGCCTATGATCCGGAAGCCATGGAAGAGGCCCAGCGACTGTATGGCACCCGCGACGATTTTACCTTGATGGGAACCAAAGAGGCCGCCCTGCACGGTGCCGACGCCCTGGCTATCGTTACCGAGTGGAAGAGTTTTCGGGTTCCGGATTTCAAGGCCTTACGGGCAGAACTCAAAGATAAGGTCATCTTTGACGGGCGGAATCTCTACGAGCCAACTCGGGTCGAGGCCATGGGGCTTGCCTATTACGGTATCGGCCGGGGCCGCTCAATTATAAGAAACGGCGAACAGCAGTAA
- the gmd gene encoding GDP-mannose 4,6-dehydratase — MKKALITGVTGQDGAYLAEFLLKKGYEVHGIKRRASLFNTDRIDHLYQDPHVGNRKFILHHGDLTDSSSLIHIIGKVRPDEIYNLAAQSHVAVSFEEPEYTANSDALGTLRVLEAIRILGLTEKSRFYQASTSELFGKVQEIPQTEKTPFYPRSPYAVAKMYAYWIVVNYREAYGIYACNGILFNHESPLRGETFVTRKITRALARIFLGLQDCLYLGNLGAKRDWGHARDYVQMQWLMLQQDSPEDYVIATGQQHSVRDFVNAAAAELAVSLRWEGKGTEEVGIVASVPPNANPKGMKVGDTIVRVDPRYFRPTEVETLLGDPTKARERLGWVPKTTFPELVAEMMRYDLEEARRDELCKSEGFSVLNHHE, encoded by the coding sequence ATGAAAAAGGCATTAATCACCGGAGTGACCGGTCAGGATGGGGCGTATCTGGCAGAATTTCTTTTGAAAAAAGGCTATGAGGTACATGGCATCAAACGCCGGGCCTCGCTGTTCAATACAGACCGCATAGATCACCTCTACCAGGATCCTCATGTTGGTAACCGAAAATTCATTCTGCACCACGGCGACCTGACCGATTCCTCCAGCCTTATTCATATTATCGGCAAGGTGCGGCCGGACGAGATCTATAATCTTGCCGCCCAGTCCCATGTCGCCGTTTCCTTTGAGGAGCCGGAATATACCGCCAATTCCGACGCCCTGGGAACGCTCAGGGTGCTTGAGGCCATTCGCATCCTCGGTCTCACCGAAAAATCCAGGTTTTATCAGGCCTCAACCTCCGAACTGTTCGGCAAGGTGCAGGAGATTCCCCAGACCGAAAAAACGCCCTTCTATCCCCGTTCGCCCTATGCGGTGGCCAAGATGTATGCCTACTGGATCGTCGTCAACTACCGTGAGGCCTATGGAATTTACGCCTGCAACGGCATCCTCTTCAACCATGAGTCGCCGCTGCGTGGTGAAACTTTCGTCACCCGCAAGATCACCCGGGCCTTGGCGCGGATTTTTCTTGGCCTGCAGGATTGTCTGTATCTTGGCAACCTCGGCGCCAAGCGTGACTGGGGCCATGCCCGCGATTACGTGCAGATGCAGTGGCTGATGCTCCAGCAAGACTCGCCTGAGGATTATGTCATCGCCACTGGCCAGCAGCATTCGGTGCGGGATTTTGTCAACGCCGCCGCGGCCGAACTGGCGGTCAGCCTGCGTTGGGAGGGCAAGGGGACGGAAGAGGTGGGTATCGTGGCAAGTGTCCCACCAAATGCAAACCCCAAAGGCATGAAGGTTGGCGATACCATTGTGCGGGTGGATCCCCGTTATTTCCGGCCAACCGAGGTCGAGACGCTCTTGGGTGACCCGACCAAGGCCCGCGAACGGCTAGGCTGGGTGCCGAAAACCACCTTCCCCGAATTGGTCGCCGAGATGATGCGCTACGATCTGGAAGAAGCCAGACGTGACGAGTTGTGTAAAAGCGAGGGCTTCTCGGTGCTTAATCACCACGAGTAG